One genomic window of Leptolyngbya sp. NIES-3755 includes the following:
- a CDS encoding putative peptidase M23B (similar to AA sequence:cyanobase_aa:LBDG_23740) encodes MNQVTLLWLSVRSNYPAVLGWGILLLSSASLLNPERASAQSAIDSIGATTPDVTIVDSAPQKSPSSAEVSPSTESYIDRTEYNLGATQREVAPVPTVARRAPVENPANSSDRTPLPEDTSASSTSNHPDSAPQQSLATVQPNNPTQLALNHYNRVILPKIQSGDRASTLVFPLSIPAPITSLFGWRMHPIMKTLRFHSGTDIGAELGTPVVAAMTGQVTIADFVGGYGFSVGLQHQNATQETFYAHLSEIFVKPGQTVKQGEVIGRVGQTGTATGPNLHFEMRQMTATGWENVDPGVQLETAMAQLVKTLQTAQSSTRPQS; translated from the coding sequence ATGAATCAAGTTACATTACTCTGGCTGAGTGTTCGATCGAACTATCCTGCTGTTTTAGGATGGGGGATTCTACTACTCAGTAGTGCCTCATTGCTTAATCCAGAGCGAGCGAGCGCACAGTCCGCAATCGACTCTATTGGAGCAACGACTCCGGACGTTACGATCGTCGATTCAGCACCGCAAAAATCGCCGAGTTCAGCAGAAGTCTCGCCTTCCACTGAATCCTATATTGATCGTACCGAATACAATTTAGGTGCAACTCAGCGCGAAGTTGCCCCAGTTCCGACGGTTGCCCGTCGCGCTCCCGTTGAAAATCCAGCGAATTCAAGCGATCGTACTCCGCTCCCAGAAGATACTTCTGCAAGTTCTACTTCCAATCATCCTGATTCAGCACCGCAGCAATCCCTGGCAACTGTTCAACCGAATAATCCGACTCAGCTTGCATTGAATCACTACAATCGAGTCATTTTGCCTAAAATTCAATCTGGCGATCGTGCTTCAACTTTGGTCTTTCCGCTCTCGATCCCGGCTCCAATTACATCTTTGTTTGGTTGGCGAATGCACCCGATTATGAAGACGCTCCGCTTTCACTCTGGAACGGATATTGGTGCAGAATTGGGAACTCCCGTTGTCGCGGCAATGACCGGACAGGTGACGATCGCCGACTTTGTTGGCGGATACGGCTTCTCAGTTGGACTTCAACATCAGAATGCGACTCAAGAAACCTTTTACGCCCACTTGTCTGAGATTTTCGTTAAACCAGGACAGACAGTGAAGCAAGGAGAAGTGATCGGTCGAGTCGGGCAGACTGGAACGGCAACCGGACCAAATTTACACTTTGAAATGCGGCAAATGACCGCAACAGGTTGGGAAAATGTTGACCCAGGAGTGCAACTAGAAACCGCGATGGCGCAGTTAGTTAAGACGCTGCAAACGGCTCAATCTTCGACCCGACCACAGAGCTAG
- a CDS encoding proton extrusion protein PcxA (similar to AA sequence:cyanobase_aa:Synpcc7942_0991), protein MKGWRAILARVQQSFDPNAEAGTIADFQASRQRTVAALRYFLLLLVIPLLVNQVAEVVLIRPIVQRTVFSSSEIVLSSFQEERLLKEFRTFESRLRFEALLRGSTEVSMPAIEERRSEKLLELAASSRQENVQILSNIMADLLSAIVFMIFVLKTQPQFELLKQFLSNLVDGLSDSAKAFLIILVTDVFVGFHSSYGWEVLLKNVFDHYGLIENRAFIGLFIATFPVTLDTIGKYWIFRYLNRNSPSAVATYHRMNE, encoded by the coding sequence ATGAAAGGATGGCGGGCAATTTTAGCGCGAGTTCAACAAAGTTTTGATCCGAATGCAGAGGCAGGCACGATCGCGGATTTTCAAGCGTCCCGCCAGCGAACCGTTGCAGCTTTACGCTATTTTCTGCTTTTGCTCGTCATTCCACTGCTTGTCAATCAGGTCGCTGAAGTTGTCCTGATTCGTCCGATTGTTCAACGAACGGTATTCAGTTCATCAGAAATTGTTCTTAGCTCCTTCCAGGAAGAACGCCTCTTAAAAGAGTTTCGGACGTTTGAAAGTCGTCTGCGGTTTGAGGCATTGCTTCGAGGTTCAACAGAAGTTTCTATGCCTGCGATCGAAGAACGGCGGAGTGAAAAACTGCTGGAACTTGCTGCAAGCTCCCGACAAGAGAACGTGCAGATTTTGTCGAATATTATGGCGGATTTGCTGTCTGCGATCGTATTCATGATCTTTGTGTTGAAAACTCAACCTCAATTCGAGCTACTTAAACAGTTTCTCAGCAATTTAGTAGATGGTCTGAGCGATTCCGCAAAAGCGTTTCTAATTATTCTTGTGACGGATGTTTTTGTTGGATTTCATTCCTCTTATGGCTGGGAGGTGTTGTTAAAGAACGTTTTTGATCACTATGGACTGATTGAGAATCGAGCGTTTATTGGGCTGTTTATTGCAACATTTCCAGTGACGTTGGATACGATCGGGAAGTACTGGATTTTCCGCTATCTAAATCGAAACTCTCCATCTGCGGTTGCAACTTATCACCGAATGAACGAGTAA
- a CDS encoding two-component response regulator (similar to AA sequence:cyanobase_aa:all7606), whose product MITAYNNPLVQTESADLEFAGMKILLVEDEFDVGSAIQRTLKQEQFIVDWVQNGDEAWYCLKQSQYTLAILDWMLPGLTGLELCKRLRSQQNAMPILMLTARDRWEDKVLGLDAGADDYLIKPFRMEELLARLRALQRRAPQFQTQQLQVGSLTLEYGDRTLSCQLPDTPTRSTRLSKKEFQLLEYFMKHPKQAMSRDQILNYLYELDAERISNVVAAQVRLLRRRLAEIDCSDLIETIPGGSYRLNPRYAE is encoded by the coding sequence ATGATCACCGCCTATAATAATCCACTGGTACAGACTGAAAGCGCTGATTTAGAGTTTGCGGGTATGAAAATTCTGCTGGTTGAGGATGAATTCGATGTCGGTTCGGCAATTCAGCGTACCTTGAAGCAAGAGCAATTTATTGTGGATTGGGTGCAGAATGGCGATGAAGCATGGTATTGCCTCAAGCAGTCTCAATACACCCTGGCGATTCTCGATTGGATGCTCCCTGGATTGACCGGGTTAGAGTTGTGCAAACGACTGCGATCGCAACAGAACGCCATGCCGATTTTGATGCTGACGGCTCGCGATCGCTGGGAAGATAAAGTTCTCGGACTCGATGCCGGAGCCGATGATTATCTGATCAAACCGTTTCGGATGGAAGAACTATTAGCAAGACTCCGAGCTTTGCAGCGTCGAGCGCCTCAGTTTCAGACTCAACAGCTTCAAGTCGGCTCTCTTACATTGGAATATGGCGATCGTACTTTAAGCTGTCAACTACCAGACACACCGACCCGCAGCACTCGCTTATCTAAAAAAGAATTTCAGCTTCTAGAGTATTTCATGAAGCATCCCAAGCAAGCGATGAGCCGCGATCAAATTTTGAACTATCTCTATGAGCTTGATGCTGAACGGATTAGCAACGTGGTTGCAGCGCAGGTTCGTTTACTGCGGCGGCGTTTAGCAGAAATCGACTGTAGCGATTTGATCGAGACGATTCCGGGTGGAAGTTATCGGCTAAATCCTCGCTATGCGGAATAA
- a CDS encoding two-component sensor histidine kinase (similar to AA sequence:cyanobase_aa:LBDG_46630): MRNKLLDRTRLQLAGCYSAVMALLLGLSGIVSYQVLVRAYLYSVDQELQGIAKAFHKNLEQYLTEPEKIPQRLEGMFPDLCLANRPCPQLSGGTDSSENALDRRIASVYQSSYYLRFVSRSDQLFATSGLRSEGLPETSGKLEWQTLQNQEGERFHQISLPLHTIDREVWGYLQVGRSLREVDRRLAALQNMLLIGLPISVVLVGLSSWWLSGLAMRPMQQSYQQMQQFTADAAHELRTPITAILATIDSVLRMPAINETESREAFTTLERQVSRFLGMVKDLLLLSRLEQHTLTFQPQTLCLNDLMFDLIDEFAALAEASNLALIDQIQIHKPLEVVADEDQIYRLLSNLVINAIRYTPAGKVTLKLYQERDQAVAQVQDTGIGIDAEDLPHVFDRFYRVNSDRSRNSGGTGLGLAIAKAIVEAHDGSIQVQSQIGSGSTFTVRLPLKSSRSLPLKLV, translated from the coding sequence ATGCGGAATAAACTTCTCGATCGGACTCGCTTACAGCTTGCAGGCTGTTACTCGGCAGTCATGGCATTACTATTGGGATTGTCTGGAATCGTCAGTTATCAAGTTTTAGTGCGAGCTTACCTTTACTCAGTGGATCAAGAGTTACAAGGCATTGCGAAAGCGTTTCACAAAAATCTTGAACAGTATTTAACTGAGCCTGAAAAGATCCCACAAAGGCTAGAGGGAATGTTTCCTGATTTGTGTCTTGCAAATCGCCCGTGTCCTCAGTTAAGTGGCGGTACAGATAGCTCAGAGAATGCACTTGATCGTAGAATTGCCTCGGTTTATCAAAGCAGCTATTATCTACGGTTTGTCAGCCGTTCAGATCAATTATTTGCGACAAGTGGACTACGCTCAGAAGGATTGCCAGAGACTTCTGGAAAACTAGAATGGCAAACGCTGCAAAATCAAGAAGGTGAACGGTTTCATCAGATATCACTACCGCTTCACACAATTGATCGAGAAGTTTGGGGGTATTTGCAAGTTGGACGATCGCTGCGAGAAGTCGATCGTCGTCTCGCTGCCCTTCAAAATATGCTGCTGATTGGTTTACCGATTTCAGTTGTGCTGGTAGGGCTTTCAAGCTGGTGGCTCTCTGGGTTAGCAATGCGACCCATGCAACAGTCTTATCAACAAATGCAGCAATTTACGGCGGATGCGGCGCATGAACTCCGAACACCGATTACCGCAATCTTAGCAACGATCGATTCAGTCCTGAGAATGCCAGCGATTAACGAAACCGAATCGCGAGAAGCCTTTACAACACTGGAACGTCAGGTCAGCCGATTTCTGGGAATGGTCAAAGATTTGCTGCTGCTGTCTCGTTTAGAACAACACACATTGACTTTTCAACCTCAAACACTGTGTTTAAATGATTTGATGTTTGACCTGATCGATGAATTTGCAGCCTTAGCAGAAGCATCGAATTTAGCCTTGATCGATCAAATTCAAATCCATAAACCGTTAGAAGTTGTGGCAGATGAGGATCAAATCTATCGTTTACTGTCTAACTTAGTTATCAATGCAATTCGGTATACTCCTGCGGGAAAAGTCACCCTGAAGCTATATCAAGAGCGCGATCAAGCTGTGGCTCAGGTTCAAGACACCGGAATTGGAATTGATGCGGAAGATTTGCCGCACGTATTTGATCGCTTTTACCGGGTCAATTCAGATCGATCGCGCAACAGTGGCGGGACAGGTCTAGGACTCGCGATCGCCAAAGCAATCGTAGAGGCTCATGATGGGAGCATTCAGGTTCAAAGTCAAATCGGTAGCGGCAGTACCTTCACTGTCCGCTTACCGCTTAAATCTAGCCGTTCTTTACCGCTCAAGCTTGTCTAG
- a CDS encoding TPR repeat protein (similar to AA sequence:cyanobase_aa:Ava_1178) has protein sequence MRLIHQFMLTSALIAGVSVLAPVGQASARSQNSTPAQSVNLVNQGKQRAQQGDLSGAISLYTQAIQASPKYGDAYLHRGLALHDSGNPQRAIADFEQAVKLEPNNPKALYNRGEVRSDMGDLQNAYADLTQAIRLQANYPEAFNTRGVVQAGRGDLKSAIADLTQAIKLRPNYADAFYNRGKARTESKDFNGAIADFTAAIRVDSDLAEAYGNRGLLYAQTGNKTSALQDLQTAAKLFQQQGNQESYQETLAYIQQL, from the coding sequence ATGCGTTTGATTCATCAATTTATGCTGACCTCTGCTTTGATTGCAGGTGTGAGCGTTCTTGCTCCAGTTGGTCAAGCATCGGCTCGATCGCAGAACTCAACGCCCGCTCAGAGCGTCAATCTTGTAAATCAGGGTAAGCAACGCGCTCAGCAAGGAGACTTATCCGGCGCGATCTCACTCTACACTCAAGCGATTCAAGCAAGTCCAAAATACGGCGATGCGTATCTTCATCGCGGATTAGCGCTGCATGATTCTGGCAATCCTCAGCGAGCGATCGCAGATTTCGAGCAAGCTGTAAAGCTAGAACCAAACAACCCGAAAGCACTCTACAATCGCGGTGAAGTGCGATCGGACATGGGTGATTTGCAGAATGCCTATGCCGATCTGACTCAAGCTATTCGACTGCAAGCCAACTATCCCGAAGCATTTAATACTCGTGGTGTAGTTCAGGCAGGACGTGGAGATTTGAAGTCCGCGATCGCGGATCTGACTCAAGCGATCAAGTTGCGTCCGAACTATGCGGATGCGTTTTATAACCGAGGGAAAGCACGAACTGAAAGCAAAGATTTCAACGGCGCGATCGCAGATTTTACCGCAGCCATTCGAGTGGATTCAGACTTAGCAGAAGCATATGGCAATCGGGGTTTGCTCTATGCTCAAACTGGAAACAAGACATCGGCGCTACAAGATTTGCAAACGGCTGCAAAGCTATTTCAGCAACAAGGAAACCAAGAAAGCTATCAAGAAACGCTGGCATACATTCAACAACTGTAA
- a CDS encoding cation diffusion facilitator family transporter (similar to AA sequence:cyanobase_aa:Cyan7425_0597), which produces MGLALSLAATAINGGVAFVLLRAGRRLRSITLRADAHHLLTDVWTSAGVVIGILVVKLTGWLVLDPIIALIVAANIIWAGFQLLRETGSGLLDRSLPAHDQQLIMDRLIPYQENGIQFHALLTRVAGSRRFVSFHVLVPGDWTVRHGHELCEELELAIAQMLPGTHVITHLEPLEDPTSWADQTLERTSGDEMQNP; this is translated from the coding sequence TTGGGACTTGCATTGTCATTGGCGGCAACTGCAATTAATGGCGGTGTTGCTTTCGTCTTGCTGCGAGCTGGACGACGATTGCGATCGATTACCCTACGAGCCGATGCCCATCACTTACTCACCGATGTTTGGACTTCAGCCGGAGTCGTGATCGGTATCTTGGTTGTGAAGTTAACCGGATGGCTGGTTCTCGATCCGATCATTGCGCTGATTGTGGCTGCAAACATCATTTGGGCAGGATTTCAATTGCTGCGCGAAACCGGATCAGGATTGCTCGATCGATCACTGCCTGCTCATGACCAACAACTGATCATGGATCGGCTCATCCCTTATCAAGAGAACGGCATTCAATTTCACGCACTACTAACGCGGGTTGCGGGATCGCGTCGCTTTGTATCTTTTCACGTTTTAGTTCCTGGAGACTGGACAGTACGGCATGGGCATGAGTTGTGTGAGGAACTTGAATTAGCGATCGCGCAAATGCTTCCCGGAACTCATGTCATTACTCATCTAGAGCCATTAGAAGATCCCACGTCTTGGGCGGATCAAACTTTAGAGCGAACATCGGGAGATGAAATGCAAAATCCCTAA
- a CDS encoding transcriptional regulator, ArsR family (similar to AA sequence:cyanobase_aa:Ava_1126), whose product MIPVLVPQYMSKSNSSNKPRSQKIDAPSCETHLVHLENVRQVQQAVLSTSQAQRMAEFFTVLADPNRLRILSALALQELCVCDLAVVVKMGESAVSHQLRALRAMRLVNYRREGRNIYYRLADHHVVNLYREVVEHLDEPEA is encoded by the coding sequence GTGATTCCAGTCTTAGTGCCCCAGTATATGAGCAAGTCTAACTCTTCTAACAAGCCACGTTCTCAAAAGATTGATGCACCCAGTTGTGAAACTCATTTAGTGCATTTAGAGAATGTGCGTCAGGTGCAACAAGCAGTATTGTCTACTTCACAGGCACAGCGCATGGCAGAATTCTTTACCGTGCTGGCAGACCCGAATCGACTCCGAATTCTGTCTGCTTTGGCTTTACAGGAACTCTGTGTGTGTGATTTGGCAGTGGTCGTAAAGATGGGCGAATCGGCTGTGTCGCACCAGCTTAGAGCGCTGAGAGCAATGCGGCTAGTGAATTACCGTCGGGAAGGACGAAATATCTATTATCGTTTGGCAGATCATCATGTGGTGAATTTATATCGGGAAGTGGTCGAGCATTTAGATGAGCCAGAAGCTTGA
- a CDS encoding hypothetical protein (similar to AA sequence:cyanobase_aa:Npun_CR029) yields the protein MQDCLTNFQFVSEQQHSFFALFPHRYDFIWAEHAPPQRSVEWQTERCYPLSDRHINQGSYLYGVRFGAKTQYVMLDIDAGSAFHPKRDPFAIARIISSLEPLGLVDYLACTSSYSGGLHLYLPFEDAQSSWQLSIALSVLLENAGFLIQPGQLELFPNPKPYRNDGSFSLFNAHRLPLQIGSYLLNADFQPVWSDRTIFIQHWNMTRSRNTIDSDAIKRVLKQFRRHRFRISGKADKYLNDLNVEIELGWTGPGQTNRLLGRIAMRSYVFHHVTAGGTPLTGSALVDEIIRVSRSLPGYTDWCRHQHEIEHRAAEWARCVEASHYFHYGDAHGKYKAQIKECDRDRQTEELPNWNQQQSESARSKIRNAIADLLNNASLPSGATERFKKLLEYRIGGGSLYRHKDLWHPQFLTIESETSSITQQQVCVKNAVNASPSLLSGNGGNSSAQASCTKTDFITLPGSIDSETWQAVVQMAMQIVLPHQTVSTHQIERVQQYLASGDPILTAEALSWFQALQAHSASGRDSESLAKRGAAINSSMDSTFGQFCSSDLNLAL from the coding sequence ATGCAAGATTGTTTAACTAATTTCCAGTTTGTTTCGGAACAACAGCATTCTTTCTTTGCCCTGTTTCCTCACCGCTACGATTTCATCTGGGCGGAACACGCACCTCCACAGCGCTCTGTAGAATGGCAAACCGAGCGATGCTACCCACTGTCAGATCGTCACATCAATCAAGGCTCTTATCTCTACGGTGTGCGGTTCGGAGCGAAAACTCAATACGTAATGCTCGATATCGATGCAGGTAGCGCTTTTCATCCCAAACGAGATCCGTTTGCGATCGCACGAATCATCAGCAGTTTAGAACCACTAGGACTCGTCGATTATCTCGCTTGTACTTCAAGCTATAGCGGCGGACTGCATTTGTATCTGCCGTTTGAAGACGCTCAAAGTTCTTGGCAGTTGTCGATCGCGCTTTCCGTTCTGCTCGAAAATGCTGGATTTCTCATTCAGCCCGGACAACTTGAACTCTTCCCAAATCCCAAACCGTATCGCAACGATGGCAGCTTTAGTTTGTTTAATGCTCATCGACTGCCGCTGCAAATCGGTTCCTACTTGCTCAACGCTGACTTTCAACCAGTGTGGAGCGATCGCACGATTTTCATCCAGCATTGGAATATGACACGATCGCGCAACACGATCGACTCCGACGCAATCAAACGAGTGTTAAAACAATTTCGCAGACATCGCTTTCGTATCTCTGGCAAAGCAGATAAATACCTCAATGATTTGAATGTAGAAATCGAACTGGGTTGGACAGGACCCGGACAAACAAATCGATTACTCGGACGCATTGCAATGCGATCATATGTTTTCCATCATGTGACTGCGGGTGGAACCCCGTTAACAGGATCTGCCCTTGTCGATGAAATTATCCGAGTGTCACGATCTCTTCCCGGTTACACGGATTGGTGTCGCCATCAGCATGAAATTGAGCATCGAGCCGCAGAATGGGCGCGGTGTGTTGAAGCCAGTCATTACTTTCACTATGGAGACGCGCATGGAAAATACAAAGCTCAAATCAAAGAATGCGATCGTGACCGTCAAACCGAGGAGCTTCCTAATTGGAATCAACAGCAATCAGAATCAGCACGATCGAAGATTCGGAATGCGATCGCGGACTTGTTGAACAATGCCTCTCTACCGAGTGGAGCAACTGAACGATTCAAGAAACTGCTGGAATATCGAATTGGAGGCGGATCATTGTATCGTCACAAAGATCTTTGGCATCCCCAGTTCTTAACGATTGAATCTGAAACATCGAGCATCACTCAGCAGCAGGTTTGTGTTAAAAATGCGGTCAACGCTTCTCCAAGCTTATTATCTGGTAATGGCGGTAATTCTTCAGCGCAAGCAAGCTGTACAAAGACCGATTTCATCACTCTACCTGGCTCGATTGATTCTGAAACCTGGCAAGCTGTTGTTCAGATGGCAATGCAAATAGTGCTGCCGCACCAAACCGTGAGTACACACCAAATCGAGCGAGTGCAGCAGTATCTCGCATCTGGCGACCCGATTCTGACGGCGGAAGCGCTGTCTTGGTTTCAAGCTTTACAGGCTCACAGCGCATCCGGGCGAGATAGTGAATCGCTTGCGAAGCGTGGCGCAGCCATCAATTCCTCGATGGATTCGACATTCGGGCAATTCTGTAGCTCAGACTTAAACCTCGCACTCTGA